A section of the Halostella salina genome encodes:
- the htpX gene encoding zinc metalloprotease HtpX, whose translation MQWKTDWGLRLRMFVTMFLLFALYIVFAAVLVSYIGGGILMIAVLFGGFSLTQYFFSDRLTLWSMGASEVSEDEYPELHAAVSRLSQQADLPKPTVAVADDRVPNAFATGRSQRKAAVCVTTGLLRTLDQDELEGVIAHELAHIKNRDMTVMTLASFLSTIAFIVVRWGAFFGGGQRRNGGGGVIVAIGVSLVVWIISYVLIRALSRYREYAADRGGATITGQPSALANALLKISGEMDNIPTRDMRDEAEMNAFFVIPISKGMISRLFSTHPPTEKRVERLRDLERQMEGY comes from the coding sequence ATGCAGTGGAAAACGGACTGGGGGCTCCGCCTGCGGATGTTCGTGACGATGTTCCTGCTGTTCGCGCTGTACATCGTCTTCGCCGCCGTGCTCGTCTCGTACATCGGCGGCGGCATCCTCATGATCGCGGTGCTCTTCGGCGGGTTCTCGCTGACGCAGTACTTCTTCAGCGACCGGCTGACGCTGTGGAGCATGGGAGCCTCGGAGGTGTCCGAGGACGAGTACCCCGAACTCCACGCCGCCGTCTCGCGGCTCTCCCAGCAGGCCGACCTGCCGAAGCCGACCGTCGCGGTCGCCGACGACAGGGTGCCGAACGCGTTCGCGACGGGTCGCTCCCAGCGCAAGGCCGCGGTCTGCGTGACGACGGGACTGCTGCGCACGCTGGACCAGGACGAACTGGAGGGCGTGATCGCCCACGAACTCGCCCACATCAAGAACCGGGACATGACCGTGATGACGCTTGCCTCGTTCCTCTCGACCATCGCGTTCATCGTCGTCCGGTGGGGCGCGTTCTTCGGCGGCGGCCAGCGGCGCAACGGCGGTGGCGGCGTCATCGTCGCTATCGGCGTCTCGCTCGTGGTGTGGATCATCAGCTACGTCCTCATCCGGGCGCTGTCCCGCTACCGCGAGTACGCCGCGGACCGCGGCGGCGCGACCATCACCGGCCAGCCCTCCGCGCTGGCGAACGCCCTGCTGAAGATCTCCGGCGAGATGGACAACATCCCCACGCGTGACATGCGCGACGAGGCGGAGATGAACGCCTTCTTCGTCATCCCCATCTCGAAGGGGATGATCTCGCGGCTGTTCAGCACGCACCCGCCGACCGAGAAGCGCGTCGAGCGCCTGCGCGACCTCGAACGGCAGATGGAGGGCTACTGA
- the treF gene encoding alpha,alpha-trehalase TreF, producing the protein MTRAPQLDGDLFEAVQRRAVFEDSKTFVDTVPLSDPAEIRRRFSERRGDAEFDLDTFVRRHFAVDRDYEPPDLPADRTMAEHVRHLWDHLTYDPADHSGSSLIPLSDAYVTPGGRFRECYYWDSYFTAEGLAVSGRYDLIESVADNFAALVDRFGFVPTANREYYTSRSQPPLFYRTVDVLARERGEAAVRPYLDALTTEHDFWMDGADEREPWSAGRRTVRLDDAVLNRYWDDVAEPREEAYREDVALAERADRPAERLYRDVRAACESGWDFSSRWFDPDEGMERIHTTEYVPVDLNAVLYGFERTLAGWFAATDSERAAAYEDRAAQRREAVERYCWDPERAFYFDYRWTTREPSTSWTLAGVVPLFVGLASPERADDVADALRERFLREGGLPATLTESGQQWDAPNGWAPLHWMAVEGLERYGHGDLARKVADRWLAANRAQFEHTGRMLEKYDVCDPTAPAGGGEYELQHGFGWTNGVALALLDRYQ; encoded by the coding sequence ATGACCCGCGCGCCACAGCTGGACGGCGACCTCTTCGAGGCGGTCCAGCGGCGGGCGGTGTTCGAGGACTCCAAGACGTTCGTCGACACCGTGCCGCTGTCGGACCCCGCCGAGATACGGCGACGGTTCAGCGAGCGGCGCGGCGACGCGGAGTTCGACCTCGACACGTTCGTCCGGAGACACTTCGCCGTCGACCGGGACTACGAGCCGCCGGACCTGCCCGCAGACCGGACGATGGCCGAACACGTCAGACACCTCTGGGACCACCTGACCTACGACCCGGCCGACCACTCGGGCAGTTCGCTCATCCCGCTGTCGGACGCGTACGTGACGCCGGGCGGGCGCTTCCGCGAGTGTTACTACTGGGACAGCTACTTCACCGCCGAGGGGCTGGCCGTCTCGGGCCGGTACGACCTGATCGAGAGCGTGGCCGACAACTTCGCGGCGCTGGTCGACCGCTTCGGCTTCGTCCCGACGGCGAACCGCGAGTACTACACCTCGCGCTCCCAGCCGCCCCTGTTCTACCGGACGGTCGACGTGCTCGCCCGAGAGCGCGGCGAGGCGGCGGTCCGGCCGTACCTCGACGCGCTGACGACTGAACACGACTTCTGGATGGACGGTGCGGACGAGCGCGAGCCGTGGAGCGCGGGCCGTCGGACCGTCCGACTCGACGACGCCGTGCTCAACCGCTACTGGGACGACGTGGCCGAGCCGCGCGAGGAGGCGTATCGCGAGGACGTGGCGCTGGCGGAGCGCGCCGACCGCCCGGCGGAGCGCCTGTACCGCGACGTTCGGGCCGCCTGCGAGTCCGGCTGGGACTTCAGTAGCCGCTGGTTCGACCCCGACGAGGGGATGGAGCGCATCCACACGACGGAGTACGTTCCGGTCGACCTCAACGCCGTCCTCTACGGCTTCGAACGGACGCTGGCCGGCTGGTTCGCGGCGACCGACTCCGAACGCGCGGCGGCGTACGAGGACCGGGCGGCGCAGCGGCGGGAAGCCGTCGAACGGTACTGCTGGGACCCCGAGCGGGCGTTCTACTTCGACTACCGGTGGACGACCCGCGAGCCGAGCACGAGCTGGACGCTGGCGGGTGTCGTCCCGCTGTTCGTCGGGCTCGCGTCGCCCGAGCGGGCCGACGACGTGGCCGACGCGCTCCGCGAGCGGTTCCTGCGGGAGGGCGGGCTGCCGGCGACGCTCACCGAGAGCGGCCAGCAGTGGGACGCGCCGAACGGCTGGGCCCCGCTCCACTGGATGGCCGTCGAGGGGCTGGAGCGCTACGGGCACGGCGATCTGGCACGGAAGGTGGCCGACCGGTGGCTCGCGGCGAACCGCGCGCAGTTCGAGCACACCGGTCGAATGCTGGAGAAGTACGACGTGTGTGACCCGACCGCCCCCGCCGGCGGCGGCGAGTACGAGCTCCAGCACGGCTTCGGCTGGACCAACGGCGTCGCGCTCGCGCTGCTGGACCGGTATCAGTAG
- the pspAB gene encoding PspA-associated protein PspAB, with the protein MGLLDGVRELLGVRAESDAGRDADPEDLFGMSTAYLTMQADLGYDAVDEAALCFADVDSTDFADAVDEVVAILEAGEAETGTEAELHEDDHGYRWVVLADDDYEDLVTSLHFAADTFIERDYGSRLLAAVFGFERDGDPVYWVYSFRRGAYYPFAPRPGNERDNSAEFKLESVLDGELDVEADREYWYPLWPSEDGAHPWD; encoded by the coding sequence ATGGGACTGCTCGACGGTGTACGGGAGTTGCTCGGCGTCCGCGCGGAGTCCGACGCCGGGCGCGACGCCGACCCCGAGGACCTGTTCGGGATGAGCACGGCGTATCTCACCATGCAGGCGGACCTGGGGTACGACGCCGTCGACGAGGCGGCGCTCTGTTTCGCCGACGTCGACAGCACGGACTTCGCGGACGCCGTCGACGAGGTCGTCGCCATCCTCGAAGCGGGCGAGGCCGAAACCGGCACCGAGGCGGAGCTCCACGAGGACGACCACGGCTACCGCTGGGTCGTGCTCGCCGACGACGACTACGAGGACCTCGTGACCAGCCTCCACTTCGCCGCCGACACGTTCATCGAGCGCGACTACGGCTCCCGCCTGCTCGCCGCCGTCTTCGGCTTCGAGCGCGACGGCGACCCCGTCTACTGGGTCTACTCGTTCCGCCGCGGCGCGTACTACCCCTTCGCTCCCCGCCCCGGCAACGAGCGCGACAACTCCGCGGAGTTCAAACTGGAGAGCGTCCTCGACGGCGAACTCGACGTCGAGGCCGACAGGGAGTACTGGTACCCGCTGTGGCCCAGCGAGGACGGGGCGCATCCCTGGGACTAA
- a CDS encoding 60S ribosomal export protein NMD3, protein MSESRAFCPRCGDAVAEREGLRPGEARSDPNLCDACYFEDFELVAAPDRIEVQVCSQCGAVHRGNRWVDVDARDYTDVAIDEVSEALGVHVDAREVTWQVDPEQVDQNTIRMHCYFTGVVRETPLEEQVVVPVKISRGTCDRCGRIAGDYYASIVQVRAADRDPTPEEVERAEAIAHEVVEEMEATGDRNAFVTEATETDDGLNLKVSTNKIGKKIARRVTTEFGGSFEDHETLVTEDEDGEEVYRVTFAVRLPPFTPGDVIDPEDGDGPVLVRSVQGNLKGRRLASGDQYEASFEDGDAPAARTLGTVDDAAETTLVAVEDEHAVQVLDPETYESKTVARPDYLDPDADAVPVLKHRNGLHVLPEDAVADDA, encoded by the coding sequence ATGAGCGAATCACGCGCGTTCTGCCCGCGCTGTGGCGACGCCGTCGCCGAGCGCGAGGGCCTGCGCCCGGGCGAGGCCCGCAGCGACCCGAACCTCTGTGACGCCTGCTACTTCGAGGACTTCGAACTCGTCGCCGCGCCCGACCGCATCGAGGTGCAGGTCTGCTCGCAGTGCGGCGCGGTCCACCGCGGCAACCGCTGGGTCGACGTGGACGCCCGGGACTACACCGACGTGGCCATCGACGAGGTGAGCGAGGCGCTCGGCGTCCACGTCGACGCCCGCGAGGTCACCTGGCAGGTCGACCCCGAGCAGGTCGACCAGAACACGATCCGGATGCACTGCTACTTCACCGGTGTCGTCCGCGAGACGCCGCTGGAGGAGCAGGTCGTCGTCCCCGTCAAGATCTCCCGGGGCACCTGCGACCGCTGCGGCCGCATCGCGGGCGACTACTACGCCAGCATCGTCCAGGTGCGCGCGGCCGACCGCGACCCAACACCCGAGGAGGTCGAGCGAGCCGAGGCCATCGCCCACGAGGTCGTCGAGGAGATGGAGGCGACGGGGGACCGCAACGCGTTCGTCACGGAGGCCACGGAGACCGACGACGGCCTGAACCTCAAGGTGTCGACCAACAAGATCGGCAAGAAGATCGCCCGCCGTGTCACGACCGAGTTCGGCGGCTCGTTCGAGGACCACGAGACGCTCGTCACCGAGGACGAGGACGGCGAGGAGGTGTACCGGGTCACGTTCGCGGTTCGCCTCCCGCCCTTTACGCCCGGCGACGTGATCGACCCGGAGGACGGCGACGGCCCCGTTCTGGTTCGGAGCGTCCAGGGGAACCTGAAGGGGCGACGGCTCGCCTCGGGCGACCAGTACGAGGCGTCGTTCGAGGACGGCGACGCGCCCGCGGCGCGGACGCTCGGCACCGTCGACGACGCCGCCGAGACGACGCTGGTCGCCGTCGAGGACGAACACGCCGTACAGGTGCTGGACCCCGAGACGTACGAGTCCAAGACCGTCGCCCGCCCCGACTACCTCGACCCGGACGCCGACGCGGTGCCGGTGCTGAAACACCGAAACGGGCTTCACGTGCTCCCCGAGGACGCCGTCGCGGACGATGCGTGA